From the genome of Odocoileus virginianus isolate 20LAN1187 ecotype Illinois chromosome 16, Ovbor_1.2, whole genome shotgun sequence, one region includes:
- the PAX9 gene encoding paired box protein Pax-9 has product MEPAFGEVNQLGGVFVNGRPLPNAIRLRIVELAQLGIRPCDISRQLRVSHGCVSKILARYNETGSILPGAIGGSKPRVTTPTVVKHIRTYKQRDPGIFAWEIRDRLLADGVCDKYNVPSVSSISRILRNKIGNLAQQGHYDSYKQHQPAPQPALPYNHIYSYPSPITAAAAKVPTPPGVPAIPGSVAMPRTWPSSHSVTDILGIRSITDQGVSDSSPYHSPKVEEWSSLGRSNFPAAAPHAVNGLEKGALEQEAKYAQAPNGLPAVSSFVSASSMAPYPTPAPVSPYMTYSAAPSGYVAGHGWQHASGTPLSPHNCDIPASLAFKGMQAAREGSHSVTASAL; this is encoded by the exons ATGG AGCCAGCCTTTGGGGAGGTAAACCAGTTGGGAGGAGTATTCGTGAACGGGAGGCCGCTGCCCAACGCCATCCGGCTTCGCATAGTGGAGCTGGCCCAACTGGGCATCCGACCGTGTGACATCAGCCGCCAGCTAAGGGTCTCGCACGGCTGCGTCAGCAAGATCCTGGCGCGCTACAATGAGACAGGCTCGATCTTGCCAGGAGCCATTGGGGGCAGCAAGCCTCGGGTCACCACCCCCACCGTAGTGAAGCACATCCGGACCTACAAGCAGAGAGACCCCGGCATCTTCGCTTGGGAGATCCGGGACCGCCTGCTGGCGGACGGCGTGTGTGACAAGTACAACGTGCCTTCGGTGAGCTCCATCAGCCGCATCCTGCGCAACAAGATCGGCAACTTGGCCCAACAGGGCCATTACGACTCCTACAAGCAGCACCAACCGGCGCCGCAGCCGGCGCTGCCCTATAACCACATCTACTCGTACCCCAGCCCCATCACGGCGGCCGCCGCTAAGGTGCCCACGCCGCCGGGGGTGCCCGCCATCCCCGGCTCAGTGGCCATGCCGCGCACCTGGCCCTCCTCGCACTCCGTCACCGACATCCTGGGCATTCGCTCTATCACCGACCAAG GAGTGAGCGACAGCTCCCCCTACCACAGCCCCAAGGTGGAGGAGTGGAGCAGCCTGGGCCGCAGCAACTTCCCCGCCGCCGCCCCGCACGCGGTCAACGGGCTGGAGAAGGGGGCCTTGGAGCAGGAAGCCAAGTACGCGCAG GCACCAAACGGTCTCCCAGCTGTAAGCAGTTTTGTGTCAGCATCCAGCATGGCTCCGTACCCTACCCCGGCCCCAGTGTCGCCCTACATGACCTACAGCGCTGCTCCTTCTGGTTATGTTGCTGGACATGGGTGGCAGCATGCCAGTGGCACCCCACTTTCCCCCCACAATTGTGACATTCCCGCGTCGCTGGCGTTCAAGGGAATGCAGGCAGCCCGAGAAGGTAGCCACTCTGTCACAGCTTCCGCGCTCTGA